In Parasegetibacter sp. NRK P23, a single genomic region encodes these proteins:
- a CDS encoding sulfite exporter TauE/SafE family protein — MNTELLIVFFLGTVAFLYAAVGHGGASGYIAVFALCGIAMPVYKPLVLLMNIMVAGSSFLQYRSNGYFSWKMLWPFLITSVPFAFLGSMVNVPPRLYKMTLGIALIYPVLRLAEIVRVKQERERPFSFPLALLVGAVIGFAAGFLNIGGGIFLTPVLLLLGWAGMKEAAAVSAAFIVCNSVAGLGAVQWSEYEMPVHGWWWMLGAVTGGLIGGWLGSRKFSTKFVRRLLAFVLALACYKLIFLA, encoded by the coding sequence ATGAACACGGAGTTGCTGATTGTTTTTTTCCTGGGAACCGTAGCGTTTTTATACGCTGCCGTTGGGCATGGGGGTGCAAGTGGTTATATTGCGGTGTTCGCGTTGTGTGGTATTGCGATGCCGGTGTACAAGCCTTTGGTTTTGCTGATGAACATCATGGTTGCGGGGTCTTCGTTTCTGCAATACCGCTCGAACGGTTATTTTTCCTGGAAAATGCTTTGGCCGTTTCTCATCACATCGGTGCCATTCGCGTTCCTGGGATCTATGGTGAATGTGCCGCCGCGCTTGTACAAGATGACGCTGGGGATAGCGTTGATCTATCCGGTGTTGCGGCTGGCGGAAATTGTGCGGGTGAAACAGGAGCGGGAACGGCCATTCAGTTTTCCGCTCGCATTGCTGGTAGGCGCAGTCATCGGGTTTGCCGCTGGATTTTTGAATATTGGCGGAGGAATATTTCTTACGCCGGTATTGTTGTTGTTGGGATGGGCGGGAATGAAGGAGGCGGCTGCGGTATCGGCGGCATTTATCGTATGTAATTCAGTTGCGGGGCTGGGCGCTGTACAATGGAGCGAATACGAAATGCCCGTGCATGGCTGGTGGTGGATGTTGGGTGCCGTAACTGGTGGACTAATCGGAGGCTGGTTGGGCAGCCGGAAATTTTCCACGAAATTCGTGAGAAGGTTGCTTGCGTTCGTGTTGGCGCTTGCGTGTTATAAATTAATATTCCTCGCCTGA
- a CDS encoding GTP 3',8-cyclase MoaA translates to MKITDQYGRSFSTLRVSLLDRCNFACVYCVEEDGQPVNKRSCSQGKNGAAPVKELILALHKKLNFGTVRLTGGEPLLFEGIEQLVYELKCAGVPAVKMTTNGFLLPQLAGRLAVAGLDELNVSLDALDEEVFRKMSGRDQCSRVLEGIDAALDAGIPLKLNAVIMKGINDSEILPLMEYARETGIVLRFLELMKMGHLFREGADRFFSSYEILERISTTGPLMALPRKESATATYWKTAEGQEFGIIANESAPFCSDCNRLRLSSDGKIFGCLSSNEGFSIVGLNENELETELIKALGQKQALRFTGSALSMLSIGG, encoded by the coding sequence ATGAAGATAACGGACCAATATGGCAGAAGTTTTTCCACACTTCGGGTAAGTTTGCTCGACCGGTGCAACTTTGCCTGTGTGTATTGTGTGGAAGAAGACGGGCAGCCCGTGAATAAACGAAGTTGCAGTCAGGGTAAAAACGGTGCCGCTCCGGTGAAAGAACTGATTTTAGCCTTGCATAAAAAGCTCAACTTTGGTACGGTAAGGTTGACGGGCGGTGAACCTTTGTTGTTTGAAGGCATTGAACAGTTGGTCTATGAATTGAAATGCGCGGGAGTACCCGCTGTGAAGATGACCACGAACGGATTTCTTTTACCTCAACTTGCTGGGAGACTGGCCGTGGCGGGTTTGGATGAGTTGAACGTATCGCTGGATGCGCTGGATGAGGAAGTGTTCCGGAAAATGAGTGGCCGCGATCAGTGCAGTCGTGTGCTGGAAGGTATTGATGCGGCGCTTGATGCCGGAATTCCTTTGAAGCTGAACGCGGTGATTATGAAAGGCATCAACGACAGCGAAATACTTCCTTTAATGGAATATGCACGTGAGACAGGAATCGTGCTCAGGTTCCTGGAATTGATGAAAATGGGACACCTTTTCAGGGAAGGTGCCGACCGCTTCTTCAGTTCCTATGAAATACTGGAACGGATTTCCACCACCGGACCTCTGATGGCGCTTCCCAGGAAAGAAAGTGCCACGGCAACTTATTGGAAAACGGCTGAGGGGCAGGAATTCGGCATCATCGCCAATGAGTCTGCGCCTTTTTGTTCAGATTGCAACCGGCTCCGGCTAAGCAGTGATGGAAAGATATTTGGTTGTCTGAGCAGCAATGAAGGGTTTTCTATTGTGGGGTTGAATGAAAACGAACTGGAAACAGAATTGATCAAAGCGCTGGGGCAGAAACAAGCGCTTCGGTTTACGGGAAGCGCGTTGAGTATGCTGTCTATTGGCGGATAA
- a CDS encoding MoaD/ThiS family protein, translating to MEIEVFAVLKEYFPATFRVETDIPGVAALKKHLAAMNPASAGILESCRFAVGANLVGQEYVFDKNDIVAVLPPSSGG from the coding sequence ATGGAAATTGAAGTGTTTGCGGTACTGAAGGAATATTTTCCCGCCACGTTCAGGGTGGAGACGGATATTCCTGGTGTTGCCGCACTGAAAAAACACCTGGCCGCGATGAATCCTGCTTCAGCAGGTATTCTGGAAAGTTGCCGGTTTGCGGTAGGAGCAAATTTGGTGGGGCAGGAGTATGTGTTCGATAAAAATGATATTGTGGCGGTATTGCCTCCAAGCAGTGGCGGATAA
- a CDS encoding molybdenum cofactor biosynthesis protein MoaE encodes MQYQHISPEPIDVTAFFNAAHHPHAGAVVLFSGETRNSAHGKEVVALAFEAHAALAEKMIAEILDKATLKWKLTMALAQHRTGKVGVMECAVVVVTSCPHRREAYEANRYIIDRIKHEVPIWKYEHFSDGTGLWGGNCNCFTETGDPGKHIYEFEPS; translated from the coding sequence ATGCAGTACCAGCATATTTCACCTGAACCGATAGATGTAACCGCGTTCTTTAACGCGGCGCATCACCCCCATGCCGGTGCGGTAGTGTTGTTCAGCGGTGAAACGAGAAATTCGGCGCATGGAAAAGAAGTGGTGGCATTAGCGTTTGAAGCGCATGCGGCGCTTGCGGAAAAAATGATCGCGGAAATACTGGATAAAGCCACGTTGAAATGGAAACTCACCATGGCATTGGCCCAGCACCGTACAGGTAAGGTAGGCGTAATGGAGTGCGCTGTGGTGGTGGTAACTTCGTGTCCGCATCGAAGGGAGGCTTATGAGGCGAACAGGTACATCATTGACAGGATCAAGCACGAAGTGCCCATCTGGAAATACGAGCATTTTTCCGATGGTACCGGGTTATGGGGAGGAAACTGTAATTGTTTTACGGAGACCGGTGATCCCGGGAAACATATTTATGAGTTTGAACCATCTTAA
- a CDS encoding SelT/SelW/SelH family protein, whose product MLPKITIEYCPKCHWLLRAAYMSQEFLTTFDGAISEVTLRPSATNGRYTIFVNDSVVFDRKEQGGFLEIKELKQLVRDVVAPGKDLGHSDKKN is encoded by the coding sequence ATGTTGCCTAAGATTACCATTGAATATTGTCCGAAGTGCCATTGGTTGCTGCGCGCTGCGTATATGTCACAGGAGTTCCTGACTACATTCGATGGAGCGATAAGTGAAGTAACGTTACGTCCCTCGGCTACCAACGGGCGGTATACTATATTCGTGAACGACTCGGTAGTTTTCGACCGGAAAGAACAGGGCGGATTCCTGGAGATCAAGGAACTGAAACAACTGGTGCGCGATGTAGTGGCACCGGGAAAAGACCTGGGGCATAGCGATAAAAAAAACTGA
- a CDS encoding molybdenum cofactor guanylyltransferase — protein MKPELLAAVLCGGFSTRMGRDKGLIPVRSTIQAKVVGGLSEALGLETVYAMRKEQEEAYSKYISPSKIILDHTKYEGPLQGLASVHDAFPDKDILLLACDMPEVKESTLRLLIKEYEKASGEFYAFYDGNFFQTFCAVYTSEGMRKWLKEDIFSLQRLLNTGSTKKIKVPFVEHFENFNGSVRD, from the coding sequence ATGAAACCCGAATTACTAGCGGCTGTATTATGTGGTGGTTTCAGTACGCGTATGGGACGTGATAAGGGACTGATACCCGTCAGGAGCACCATTCAGGCTAAAGTTGTTGGAGGGCTTTCGGAAGCGCTGGGGTTGGAAACGGTATATGCAATGAGAAAGGAGCAGGAAGAAGCGTATTCAAAATATATTTCTCCTTCAAAAATAATCCTGGATCATACGAAGTATGAAGGCCCCTTGCAAGGCCTGGCAAGTGTGCATGATGCATTTCCTGATAAGGATATTTTGTTGCTGGCTTGCGATATGCCGGAGGTGAAGGAAAGTACATTGCGGTTACTTATAAAAGAATATGAAAAAGCCTCAGGTGAGTTTTATGCTTTTTATGATGGAAATTTTTTCCAGACTTTTTGTGCGGTATATACAAGTGAGGGGATGAGGAAGTGGTTGAAAGAAGATATTTTTAGTCTTCAACGGTTGCTAAATACAGGAAGTACAAAAAAGATTAAGGTTCCTTTTGTAGAGCACTTCGAAAATTTCAATGGTAGTGTTCGCGATTGA
- a CDS encoding gliding motility-associated C-terminal domain-containing protein: MFFKRSLIFLLLCIVTSPLLAQKEANNWLFGGGAGLDFNYTPVQSVTYGKTNNSNVSACISDKNGKLLFYTDGSNIWGANNEVMENGTDIRCYTSNGAQSAIIIPKPGSENNYFLFTIDEVTTSESGTSGATDGLFCAEIDMSANNGNGAVIVKNRVRYFHNYVKSLTARLASNQKDYWLVLHASDSHNYLIFSVTENGEGTANVTGFTGGTLFMAGQMKFSPDGSRLAFADVSGRRVEVFDFQEVTSNGGRPGFSRVVTINGFLSATFGPGGLEFSPSGKFLYVTDGTGMYMCCNTAGDPLKESYLYQFDLSSFTDAEVNASKKIIHRNIAMSKMQLAPDGMIYIAGRKHVFNTDPGDFLSVIKAPDQPGDLCDFEYLGGNTKGRMVLDALPNFVQSFLLPCNYKIDLGADTTLCEGATLTYNLDGFGGNFVWNENVAGPAFTIGAAGTYTVKHEKETCVKLDTIVVQYRYKPAPAFDKDTLYLHQGSDIMIDLPGDGSLVRWQDGATIPSYIIRDTGLFTVTRTNDCGTTTNSLRVLPVVQLKVPNAFSPNGDGINDFFVVKGIADGQSWSLSVFNRWGGEVYRNRQYNNTFNGKGLDAGIYVYLLKNNKTGEVIKGTVALLR; encoded by the coding sequence ATGTTTTTTAAGCGCAGCCTTATCTTTCTCTTGCTTTGTATCGTAACATCACCGCTTCTCGCGCAAAAGGAAGCCAACAACTGGTTATTTGGCGGGGGTGCAGGTTTGGATTTCAATTATACACCTGTTCAGTCCGTAACTTACGGTAAAACCAATAACTCGAACGTCAGCGCCTGTATTTCCGACAAAAACGGGAAATTGTTGTTTTATACAGATGGAAGTAATATATGGGGAGCCAACAATGAAGTAATGGAAAATGGAACGGATATCCGTTGTTATACATCCAATGGCGCTCAGTCGGCTATCATTATCCCCAAACCAGGTTCCGAAAACAATTATTTTCTTTTCACCATTGATGAGGTTACGACCAGTGAAAGCGGCACCAGCGGAGCTACTGATGGACTTTTCTGCGCTGAAATTGATATGTCGGCAAACAATGGGAACGGAGCGGTAATTGTAAAGAACAGGGTACGGTATTTTCACAATTACGTGAAGAGCCTGACCGCCCGTCTCGCGTCTAATCAAAAAGATTACTGGCTCGTATTGCACGCCTCAGATAGCCACAACTATTTGATCTTTTCTGTAACCGAAAATGGAGAAGGTACCGCCAATGTCACGGGATTTACAGGAGGAACACTTTTTATGGCCGGGCAAATGAAATTTTCTCCTGATGGCTCAAGGCTCGCTTTCGCTGATGTGTCCGGGCGTAGGGTGGAAGTTTTTGATTTTCAAGAAGTGACATCAAATGGAGGAAGGCCCGGGTTTTCAAGGGTAGTGACCATCAATGGATTCTTATCGGCGACTTTTGGTCCTGGCGGACTTGAGTTTTCTCCTTCAGGAAAATTTCTGTATGTGACGGATGGTACCGGGATGTACATGTGTTGCAATACTGCTGGTGACCCATTAAAAGAAAGCTATCTCTACCAATTCGATCTTTCGTCGTTTACTGATGCGGAGGTGAATGCCTCTAAAAAGATCATTCACAGAAATATTGCCATGTCTAAAATGCAGCTGGCACCAGATGGTATGATCTATATTGCCGGCCGTAAGCACGTCTTTAATACAGATCCAGGTGATTTTCTGAGCGTAATAAAAGCGCCGGATCAGCCGGGTGACTTGTGCGATTTTGAATATTTGGGAGGGAATACAAAAGGGAGAATGGTACTGGACGCATTGCCCAATTTTGTGCAAAGTTTTCTTCTTCCCTGCAACTATAAGATAGATTTGGGCGCAGACACCACCTTGTGTGAAGGCGCTACACTAACTTACAACCTTGATGGTTTTGGAGGAAACTTTGTATGGAATGAAAATGTTGCGGGCCCCGCTTTTACAATCGGAGCCGCTGGAACGTACACAGTTAAACATGAAAAGGAGACCTGCGTAAAATTGGATACCATTGTCGTACAATACAGGTATAAGCCAGCTCCTGCCTTTGATAAGGATACGCTTTACCTACACCAGGGAAGTGATATAATGATAGACCTCCCGGGTGATGGCTCATTAGTGCGTTGGCAGGATGGTGCCACAATTCCTTCCTATATTATTCGGGATACTGGGTTGTTTACGGTAACACGCACGAATGATTGCGGCACAACAACTAATAGCTTAAGGGTGCTGCCTGTTGTTCAGTTGAAAGTGCCGAATGCGTTTTCTCCCAATGGAGATGGGATAAATGACTTTTTTGTGGTGAAAGGTATTGCGGATGGTCAATCCTGGAGTCTTTCAGTCTTTAACAGATGGGGCGGCGAGGTATATCGTAACAGGCAATATAATAACACCTTTAATGGTAAAGGCCTGGATGCAGGGATATATGTATATCTGTTGAAAAATAATAAGACAGGGGAAGTCATTAAAGGCACGGTTGCTTTGCTCAGGTGA
- a CDS encoding UvrD-helicase domain-containing protein produces the protein MLLKNLNEKQREAVLADDKRLLVLAGAGSGKTKTLTQKILYLLSEKSAKPSNILAITFTKNATNEMVDRLIIAGDKEGGYEDFINNKSITKEEKEQERRSRIKAKAWLGQLTVKTFHSLCYQLLKSSGGVAFDNRFRLLIDEQAEELKEDDHKTIAPEKSGDIMHKMLLELCHDPAYLLRLKRYILDFYVDKSYIDKQITARSYNHQVTYTTLKGEKVRSKSERDIADWLFRHNLKYEYEPVVNFKDFDFRPDFYVPQADLYIEHVSDKSYSTKDKEEQFQRAGRYCAKTFESMAQDSTLFNLALERIIMGRVSEKIALTASLNYEEEFRCYGDKIREFLTMISRVQSMVKGNDIAPDDLLDKALSHQHERVRVFYELAVPVIKAYNTYCVNKSYLDFDDLIIQAIHLLKSNEEIRKKYHDQFKFILVDEFQDVNNLQVRLLELLLTPDTQLFCVGDDWQSIYGFRGSEVDYIVNFEKHFEPSRVIKLDVNYRSTQTIVGASTEVIRKNRFQVDKNIIAHKQTPSKIQIYRAKEIQQDGVGYMLEKVRALYKEGFGAEDILVLYRRSKMFQPYKGALRASGLKVTAKTIHASKGLEAKAVFIVGLTDGSGGFPDIWLDDAVFRVIKDVKIDMMMEEERRLFYVALTSAKDELYLITELGSESRFIDDIPKEFYAINKTEFKNIIEPVPVCTQCGTEIKAFYRFCPTCGKNLV, from the coding sequence ATGTTGTTAAAAAATTTAAATGAAAAGCAGCGCGAAGCGGTGCTGGCTGATGACAAAAGGTTACTCGTACTGGCCGGCGCCGGTTCCGGTAAAACAAAAACCTTAACGCAAAAGATACTCTATCTCCTGAGTGAGAAAAGCGCTAAGCCTTCTAATATTCTGGCGATTACTTTCACCAAGAACGCGACCAATGAAATGGTGGACCGGCTGATTATCGCCGGGGATAAAGAGGGAGGCTATGAGGATTTTATCAATAATAAATCCATAACAAAGGAGGAGAAAGAACAGGAAAGGCGCAGCCGTATTAAAGCTAAGGCATGGTTAGGGCAACTTACCGTAAAAACCTTTCACTCTTTATGTTACCAGTTGCTGAAAAGCAGTGGCGGCGTAGCGTTCGATAACCGCTTCAGGTTATTGATAGATGAGCAGGCGGAAGAATTGAAAGAAGATGACCATAAAACGATCGCGCCGGAAAAATCAGGAGATATCATGCACAAGATGCTCCTCGAACTTTGTCATGATCCCGCCTACCTCCTTCGGTTAAAAAGATATATCCTTGATTTTTACGTGGATAAGTCCTATATCGATAAGCAGATCACGGCCCGTTCCTACAACCATCAGGTTACTTATACCACGCTGAAAGGAGAAAAGGTACGGTCCAAATCAGAAAGGGATATTGCAGACTGGCTGTTCCGGCATAACCTGAAATACGAATATGAACCGGTTGTGAACTTTAAAGATTTCGATTTCAGGCCAGACTTCTACGTTCCGCAAGCCGATCTGTATATAGAACATGTGAGTGATAAAAGTTACAGTACAAAAGACAAAGAGGAACAATTTCAACGTGCCGGAAGGTATTGCGCAAAGACCTTTGAATCAATGGCGCAGGACTCCACGCTTTTTAACCTTGCACTGGAAAGGATTATCATGGGTAGGGTTTCTGAAAAAATAGCTTTGACGGCATCTTTGAATTATGAGGAGGAATTCAGGTGTTATGGCGATAAGATCAGGGAGTTTCTTACCATGATCAGCCGGGTTCAGTCAATGGTGAAAGGGAATGATATTGCTCCCGATGACCTGCTGGATAAAGCTTTATCGCACCAGCACGAACGGGTTCGGGTATTTTACGAACTGGCCGTTCCGGTAATCAAGGCGTATAACACTTACTGCGTTAATAAGTCTTACCTCGATTTTGATGACCTGATTATTCAGGCGATTCACCTGTTGAAATCAAATGAAGAAATCCGGAAAAAGTATCATGATCAGTTTAAATTCATTCTGGTAGATGAGTTTCAGGACGTAAATAATTTACAAGTCCGTTTATTGGAACTACTGTTGACGCCGGATACGCAACTCTTCTGCGTAGGAGACGACTGGCAAAGCATATATGGTTTCCGGGGATCGGAAGTGGATTACATTGTAAACTTTGAGAAACATTTTGAACCATCTAGAGTGATCAAGCTGGATGTGAATTACAGAAGTACGCAAACCATTGTTGGCGCCAGCACGGAAGTGATCAGAAAGAACAGGTTCCAGGTGGATAAGAACATCATCGCGCACAAACAAACGCCCAGTAAAATTCAAATTTACAGAGCCAAAGAAATACAGCAGGATGGAGTAGGGTATATGCTGGAGAAGGTAAGAGCATTGTACAAGGAGGGCTTTGGCGCTGAAGATATCCTGGTACTTTACCGGCGCAGTAAAATGTTTCAACCTTATAAGGGCGCCCTTAGAGCCTCCGGCTTAAAAGTAACGGCAAAAACCATCCATGCTTCAAAAGGATTGGAAGCGAAAGCCGTGTTCATTGTGGGCTTGACAGATGGTTCAGGCGGATTTCCGGATATATGGCTCGACGATGCTGTTTTCCGGGTGATTAAAGATGTGAAGATTGATATGATGATGGAGGAAGAACGAAGATTATTTTATGTGGCGCTCACCAGTGCGAAAGACGAATTATACCTGATTACTGAATTAGGAAGCGAGTCCCGATTCATTGATGACATACCCAAAGAGTTTTACGCCATCAACAAAACCGAGTTTAAAAATATAATTGAGCCAGTGCCCGTTTGTACCCAATGCGGCACGGAGATCAAGGCGTTTTACAGGTTTTGCCCTACCTGCGGGAAAAATCTGGTGTAA
- a CDS encoding DUF2200 domain-containing protein produces MKENEKHNERIAKITFASVYPHYITKVESKGRTIEELHQVIAWLTGFDKIKLQELIDEKVTFEVFFDRAKLNPNAQLIKGVICGYRIEEIENTLTRNVRYLDKLVDELAKGKKMEKILRQ; encoded by the coding sequence ATGAAAGAAAACGAAAAACACAACGAGCGCATCGCTAAAATAACTTTTGCTTCCGTTTATCCGCACTACATTACCAAAGTGGAATCAAAAGGAAGAACCATAGAAGAACTGCACCAGGTCATCGCCTGGTTAACCGGATTCGACAAAATAAAGTTGCAGGAACTGATTGATGAAAAAGTGACTTTTGAAGTTTTTTTCGACAGGGCAAAACTAAATCCCAACGCACAACTGATAAAGGGTGTAATCTGTGGGTACAGAATCGAAGAAATTGAAAACACCCTCACCAGAAATGTTAGATACCTGGACAAATTAGTGGACGAATTGGCAAAAGGTAAGAAAATGGAGAAAATATTAAGACAATAA
- a CDS encoding winged helix-turn-helix domain-containing protein: MHVTRNRLPIRQKLRGGWLLLLFIAGICVAFSMTSKNEFDFARREVLLRRIGHEILLQSGDSTSRLLPVNKIAENEYQISFEQAFTFKPESLVQITRQWLAKAPYAGDYIVNVLTCDNATVTYGYAISNDKKDDIIACTGRVQPKACYKINIQFRPTGINTTRNRYILGGLSLLAFAGFIFLRIGKSQKVPPEVQPSGTFKLGAVLFDPAHRKLVMDGKTIDLTVTETRVLLIFASAPNEIIERSRLQKEIWEDAGVIVGRSLDMFISKLRKKLESDPDIKIVVVRGKGYKLELNG, from the coding sequence ATGCATGTTACAAGAAATCGCCTACCCATCAGGCAAAAGCTACGGGGCGGATGGTTACTGCTCTTGTTTATCGCCGGCATCTGCGTGGCTTTCAGCATGACCAGCAAAAATGAATTTGATTTCGCCAGAAGAGAGGTCCTGCTTCGCAGGATCGGACACGAAATACTCCTTCAGTCCGGCGACAGTACTTCAAGGCTGCTGCCCGTTAACAAGATCGCCGAAAATGAATACCAGATCAGTTTTGAGCAGGCATTTACCTTTAAGCCGGAATCCCTCGTGCAAATTACCAGGCAATGGCTCGCGAAAGCGCCCTACGCAGGTGACTATATTGTAAACGTGCTGACATGCGACAACGCCACTGTAACCTATGGCTACGCAATATCCAATGATAAAAAAGATGATATTATAGCCTGTACTGGCAGAGTACAGCCAAAAGCCTGCTACAAAATCAATATCCAATTCAGGCCAACGGGCATCAATACAACCAGGAACAGGTATATCCTGGGCGGACTGTCACTTTTGGCGTTTGCCGGTTTTATTTTCCTGAGAATCGGTAAATCCCAAAAAGTGCCCCCTGAAGTTCAGCCTTCCGGCACATTCAAACTAGGTGCAGTGTTGTTCGATCCGGCGCACCGGAAGCTGGTCATGGATGGAAAAACAATTGACCTGACCGTCACGGAAACCCGTGTTCTGCTCATTTTCGCATCTGCCCCCAACGAAATAATTGAGCGGAGCCGGCTTCAGAAAGAGATATGGGAAGACGCGGGTGTTATTGTGGGCCGCAGTCTTGATATGTTCATATCAAAACTGAGAAAAAAGCTGGAGTCAGATCCGGACATTAAAATAGTGGTTGTACGGGGTAAGGGCTATAAACTTGAGCTCAACGGGTAA
- a CDS encoding serine protease, with translation MMMFSNKKPFVLLFLQLLLVTGYAQEFTDDAKINAGFLKSVDSLLSRVKTVTMEDAKKALGAPSLSVAAGLVKPSTKPVPANMLYEKAKKATVMVGCIYLCPRCSNTHISESSGYVIDPKGIVVTNYHVAATYANMSGGNKPLGFTVRMEDGATYAVQSVLTASKKDDLALLQLETGGAVLPALALGKPAKTGDEIFVLGHPKGMHYFFSRGHVVNKYMEEVNGDTGSFFREMMAISADYATGSSGGPVMDVYGNIVGTVSNTRMLLHSETNQSVQMVVKNTVPVESLLKLVHKE, from the coding sequence ATGATGATGTTTAGCAATAAGAAACCCTTTGTCCTGCTCTTTTTACAATTACTGCTGGTCACGGGATATGCCCAGGAATTTACGGACGACGCGAAAATTAACGCCGGGTTCCTGAAGTCGGTTGATTCGCTGCTTTCCCGCGTGAAGACCGTCACAATGGAGGATGCAAAAAAAGCGTTGGGCGCTCCTTCCCTTTCTGTGGCCGCTGGACTGGTGAAACCCTCCACAAAGCCAGTTCCGGCGAACATGTTGTACGAGAAGGCTAAAAAAGCGACCGTAATGGTGGGATGCATTTACCTGTGTCCGCGGTGTTCCAATACGCATATCAGTGAGTCTTCCGGATATGTTATTGACCCGAAAGGTATCGTGGTCACCAATTACCATGTGGCGGCCACTTACGCGAATATGTCAGGCGGCAACAAACCATTGGGTTTTACGGTACGGATGGAAGATGGAGCAACCTATGCGGTTCAATCGGTCCTCACCGCTTCCAAAAAAGATGACCTGGCCCTGCTGCAATTGGAAACGGGCGGAGCCGTATTGCCTGCGCTTGCCTTAGGGAAACCCGCGAAAACAGGAGATGAAATTTTCGTGTTGGGGCATCCGAAAGGCATGCACTACTTCTTTTCCAGGGGGCATGTGGTCAATAAGTATATGGAAGAAGTGAATGGAGATACCGGCAGTTTTTTCAGGGAAATGATGGCCATTTCGGCAGACTATGCCACAGGGTCAAGTGGCGGTCCCGTTATGGACGTGTACGGCAACATCGTGGGTACCGTTTCCAACACCCGCATGCTGTTGCACAGTGAAACAAACCAAAGTGTTCAGATGGTGGTTAAAAATACCGTACCGGTAGAATCTTTGCTGAAACTTGTACATAAGGAGTAG
- a CDS encoding thioredoxin family protein has translation MKRFFVCALLFIGAFLSTGNAQGVNFEKLSLKEAISKAKDPTNPRLVFVDCYTSWCVPCLEMAKNEFPKKIAGDFFNPKFVSVKYDMEKGEGIDIKKKYNVDVYPTFLILNEKGEEVNRLVGKSGAEEFIEKVTKALDPKNSLAGLKATYEEKRDMLSGLPYAKALLENNQDPTPLLEELYDNGQDFERFSRDFTSFAMSTVKFGSPFFRKMMLEKYRMDEELGTQVVNQMIFDKIRKDMYIVANERTARYKISYTPQEVEDIAYTIGLLKLDPSDPESHMCRVALYVAKNDLDGMISYYRRYIWNLPNNTVYKPILEGILMSNVAKATAEQKAGIKDYFEYAAKTFEKQANYYKKQAETIK, from the coding sequence ATGAAAAGATTTTTTGTTTGCGCGCTCCTATTCATTGGCGCTTTTTTAAGCACCGGTAACGCACAGGGCGTCAACTTTGAAAAGCTCAGTTTAAAAGAGGCCATTTCAAAAGCCAAGGACCCAACGAATCCCAGGTTGGTATTTGTGGATTGTTATACCAGTTGGTGCGTGCCCTGCCTGGAGATGGCAAAAAACGAGTTCCCGAAGAAGATAGCCGGAGACTTCTTCAACCCGAAATTCGTATCCGTAAAATATGATATGGAAAAAGGGGAAGGCATTGACATTAAAAAGAAGTACAATGTTGACGTATACCCCACCTTCCTCATCCTGAACGAAAAAGGAGAAGAAGTGAACAGACTTGTGGGCAAGTCGGGAGCCGAAGAGTTCATTGAGAAAGTAACCAAAGCGCTTGATCCCAAGAACTCGCTGGCGGGCCTGAAAGCTACTTATGAAGAGAAAAGAGACATGCTTAGTGGCCTGCCATACGCCAAAGCACTTCTGGAAAACAACCAGGACCCGACTCCATTGCTGGAAGAACTGTACGACAACGGCCAGGATTTCGAACGCTTCAGCAGGGATTTCACCAGTTTCGCGATGAGCACGGTTAAATTCGGAAGTCCGTTCTTCAGAAAAATGATGCTGGAGAAATACCGAATGGACGAGGAATTAGGTACCCAGGTGGTGAACCAGATGATATTCGACAAAATCCGTAAGGATATGTACATCGTGGCGAATGAAAGAACAGCCCGATACAAGATATCTTACACACCCCAGGAAGTGGAAGACATTGCCTACACTATCGGGTTGCTCAAACTGGATCCATCAGACCCCGAGAGCCACATGTGCCGCGTGGCGCTGTACGTGGCCAAAAACGACCTGGATGGAATGATCAGCTACTACAGAAGGTATATCTGGAATCTCCCCAACAATACTGTTTATAAGCCCATCCTTGAAGGTATACTGATGAGCAATGTCGCGAAGGCAACGGCAGAACAGAAAGCTGGTATCAAAGACTATTTTGAATACGCCGCGAAAACCTTTGAAAAACAAGCGAACTATTATAAAAAACAGGCCGAAACAATAAAGTAA